Proteins encoded within one genomic window of uncultured Draconibacterium sp.:
- a CDS encoding PQQ-binding-like beta-propeller repeat protein: protein MKKLVFLTFALAISSVLLAQDWPQFMGPNRNSITQQDNLLKTWPESGPEVIWKVNVGIGYGGPAIKDGKVYLLDRDDKTGDIMRCFDLSTGDELWKFEYESAGEVMFPGSRSVPIVDDKHVYSCGPYGHTYCIDLETHQPVWNVNVWTDFGGEIPEGGNHGSGGSGGFPTWAISQCPLIYDDLLILASQAPDAGVVAYDKNSGELKWKTASLGLTGYVSPIIVKIDGNDHLVMVTASGGGRGGQPVEPGNVVGMEPLTGKILWKFDNWVCRIPVPSAVDAGDNRLLITGGYELGALMIQVEKQADGSYGTTELFRTEEFGDQTKTPLFYEGYFYAEFGTNSTRDGLTCMNMDGEIMWKTKRDPDFNKGSMIVANDLILATDGTNTLYLIEPSPEEFKPIASVEILGSNPDADENSMSTRFGGATQNWAPIALADGKLLIRDQNQMLCVKVVE from the coding sequence ATGAAGAAACTTGTCTTTTTAACCTTTGCGTTGGCAATCAGTTCTGTTTTGTTGGCTCAGGATTGGCCACAATTTATGGGGCCAAATCGAAACAGTATTACACAACAGGATAATTTGTTAAAAACCTGGCCGGAAAGTGGTCCAGAAGTAATTTGGAAGGTTAATGTGGGCATCGGTTATGGCGGCCCTGCTATTAAAGACGGCAAAGTTTATTTGCTCGATCGCGACGATAAAACAGGTGACATCATGCGTTGTTTCGACCTGAGTACAGGTGATGAATTATGGAAATTTGAATATGAATCAGCCGGAGAGGTGATGTTCCCCGGATCGCGCAGTGTGCCGATCGTTGATGATAAACATGTGTATTCTTGCGGTCCATACGGGCATACGTATTGTATTGATTTGGAAACGCATCAGCCGGTTTGGAATGTAAATGTGTGGACCGATTTCGGAGGTGAAATTCCTGAAGGCGGAAATCATGGATCTGGCGGAAGTGGTGGTTTCCCAACATGGGCAATTTCGCAGTGTCCTTTAATTTATGACGACCTGCTAATTCTGGCTTCTCAGGCACCTGATGCCGGAGTTGTGGCTTACGACAAAAATTCAGGAGAATTGAAATGGAAAACAGCATCACTCGGGTTAACAGGTTATGTAAGCCCGATTATTGTTAAAATTGATGGAAACGATCATTTGGTAATGGTAACTGCATCGGGTGGTGGCCGTGGCGGACAACCGGTTGAGCCGGGAAATGTAGTTGGTATGGAGCCATTAACCGGAAAAATTCTTTGGAAATTTGATAATTGGGTATGCCGTATTCCGGTACCGAGCGCTGTTGATGCAGGTGATAATAGACTGCTGATTACAGGTGGTTATGAGCTTGGGGCACTAATGATACAAGTTGAAAAACAAGCCGATGGAAGTTACGGAACAACTGAGCTTTTCCGTACTGAAGAGTTTGGCGATCAGACCAAAACACCACTGTTCTACGAAGGGTATTTTTATGCGGAGTTTGGCACAAACAGTACACGCGACGGATTAACCTGTATGAATATGGATGGTGAAATTATGTGGAAAACCAAACGTGATCCTGATTTTAACAAAGGAAGTATGATCGTTGCCAATGATTTGATTCTTGCTACTGATGGAACAAATACTTTGTACTTGATTGAACCAAGTCCGGAAGAATTTAAACCGATTGCAAGTGTCGAAATATTGGGAAGTAATCCTGATGCCGACGAGAACTCAATGTCTACCAGATTTGGCGGGGCAACACAAAACTGGGCACCTATAGCATTGGCCGATGGGAAATTGCTTATACGTGATCAGAATCAGATGCTTTGCGTTAAGGTAGTTGAATAA
- a CDS encoding multidrug effflux MFS transporter yields the protein MMKRAYKKLFYTQEYDYASSMSYQKNSNYKRMKSNADNTKVSLFMWLVLGALMAFTSLSTDIYLPAMPQMQLDLQGDIELTVTGFLIGFAIAQIIWGPISDRYGRKMPLVVGLILFVIGSIGCAFSENIAQILFARVVQALGACVGPMLSRAMVRDMLERTKAAEMLSTLMILMALAPIFGPLVGGQILKFSSWQSIFWLLVIIGAVMLLSMKKLPETLPKEKRQNTSLWNAFKKYGVLLRNRKFMAYTLCVSFFYVGVYAFVAGSPEVYITYFGVDPEHYGWLFALNVFGIVTLSFANRILVRKYSLDFLLRVATAIAMIAGLVLVATVKWQIGGIYGVIIPVFFFFSMNGIVAATTTAAALDKVPEMAGAAAALLGSLQYGSGILSTLLLTFFGDSEGSPWTMSWIIAVFAVASAGTMLFRSLFGLLPIEIKRAPKEPGKAFAIYRTSWGNRKR from the coding sequence ATGATGAAACGAGCATATAAAAAGCTTTTTTATACACAGGAGTATGATTATGCGAGTTCCATGAGTTACCAAAAAAACAGCAATTATAAACGAATGAAAAGTAATGCAGACAATACAAAGGTAAGCCTGTTTATGTGGCTGGTTTTAGGAGCTTTAATGGCTTTTACCTCGCTGTCGACTGATATTTACCTGCCGGCAATGCCACAAATGCAACTCGATTTGCAGGGCGATATCGAACTTACAGTAACCGGTTTTCTGATTGGGTTTGCTATTGCACAGATTATCTGGGGCCCTATAAGCGACCGTTACGGACGAAAGATGCCGCTTGTAGTCGGTTTGATTTTATTTGTCATCGGTTCTATCGGTTGTGCATTTTCTGAGAACATTGCTCAAATCCTGTTTGCCCGCGTAGTTCAGGCTTTGGGAGCTTGTGTTGGTCCAATGCTTTCGCGCGCTATGGTGCGCGATATGCTTGAAAGAACCAAGGCTGCCGAGATGCTTTCTACATTAATGATTCTGATGGCACTCGCACCTATCTTCGGTCCATTGGTTGGAGGGCAGATTCTAAAGTTTAGCTCGTGGCAGAGTATCTTTTGGTTACTTGTTATTATTGGCGCTGTAATGCTTTTAAGCATGAAAAAGCTACCTGAGACATTACCAAAAGAAAAACGCCAAAATACCTCGTTGTGGAATGCTTTTAAAAAATATGGCGTTCTTCTCCGAAACCGAAAATTTATGGCTTACACGCTTTGTGTATCGTTTTTCTACGTAGGCGTTTATGCATTTGTGGCCGGTTCACCCGAGGTGTATATCACCTATTTTGGTGTAGATCCGGAACATTATGGGTGGTTGTTTGCTTTGAATGTTTTTGGTATAGTTACATTAAGTTTTGCCAACCGTATTTTGGTGCGGAAGTACAGCCTCGATTTTCTGTTACGAGTAGCAACAGCAATTGCAATGATTGCCGGATTGGTGTTAGTGGCTACAGTAAAATGGCAAATCGGAGGTATTTACGGTGTCATAATTCCTGTGTTTTTCTTTTTCTCGATGAATGGAATAGTTGCTGCAACAACAACTGCTGCGGCTCTTGATAAAGTTCCGGAGATGGCCGGTGCTGCCGCGGCATTGCTAGGATCGTTGCAATACGGCAGCGGAATACTATCAACACTTTTACTCACTTTTTTTGGCGACAGTGAAGGTTCTCCATGGACAATGAGTTGGATTATTGCCGTTTTCGCAGTTGCTTCTGCCGGAACAATGTTATTCAGAAGTCTTTTTGGTTTGTTGCCTATTGAAATAAAACGAGCTCCGAAAGAACCCGGAAAAGCTTTTGCCATTTACCGGACATCGTGGGGGAATAGAAAGAGATAG
- a CDS encoding AraC family transcriptional regulator, protein MNIETDMNLTVPIDGKPDNFTGDRSVVLSKRQLKNIKDNPLINGLFITAIGFYPHAKHHFRKRSKGIQDHILIYCIDGNGTISIDNKEHNLQANSYFVIPSHKAHTYWASKTNPWSIYWLHFEGERSSYFEEHFGKVNNIKQSSKSRIDDRIKQFNECLTTLESGFSRENINYANLSLNSLLASFFYIETYRAAKGHRGTNPVDQAIFFMQQNINATIKISDISDHVKLSESHLTKIFRNKTGTSPMDYFINLKMQEAIRLLISQSLKIKEVAYRLGYSDQYYFTRIFTKHIGSSPGTFTKMNKSEK, encoded by the coding sequence ATGAACATAGAAACAGACATGAACCTGACAGTGCCAATTGATGGGAAACCTGACAATTTTACCGGCGACAGAAGTGTTGTACTATCAAAACGACAACTGAAAAACATTAAAGATAATCCTTTAATAAACGGGCTCTTTATCACCGCCATTGGATTTTATCCACATGCAAAACATCACTTTCGCAAAAGGAGCAAAGGTATTCAGGATCACATATTAATTTATTGTATCGATGGTAATGGAACAATCTCTATAGATAATAAAGAACATAACCTGCAAGCCAACAGCTATTTTGTAATTCCTTCGCATAAAGCACACACCTATTGGGCCTCGAAAACAAATCCGTGGTCGATTTACTGGTTACATTTCGAAGGCGAACGAAGCTCCTATTTTGAAGAACACTTTGGAAAGGTTAACAACATAAAACAATCAAGTAAATCAAGAATTGATGATAGAATTAAGCAATTCAATGAGTGTTTAACAACGCTTGAATCGGGTTTCTCACGTGAAAATATAAATTATGCCAACCTCAGCCTTAACAGTTTGCTGGCTTCATTCTTTTATATTGAAACTTACAGGGCTGCAAAAGGACACCGGGGAACCAATCCGGTTGATCAAGCCATCTTTTTTATGCAACAAAATATTAATGCAACAATAAAGATTTCAGATATATCTGATCATGTAAAATTATCGGAATCACACCTCACCAAAATCTTTAGAAACAAAACGGGCACTTCGCCAATGGACTATTTTATTAACCTTAAAATGCAGGAGGCAATACGCCTTCTGATCAGTCAATCCTTAAAAATAAAAGAAGTGGCCTACCGACTTGGTTATAGCGATCAATATTATTTCACGCGAATTTTCACAAAACACATTGGGTCAAGTCCGGGAACGTTCACCAAAATGAACAAATCAGAGAAATAA
- a CDS encoding TonB-dependent receptor produces the protein MRRKLKSVSLCIIVVLLATLSWAQEKSISGTVLDNIGDPMPGVTVAVKGTSAGTITSVDGTFSLPGVQQDDILVFSFVGMIPQEITVGNQSIINVVLEQSVIGLEEVVAIGYGTVKKSDLTGAVGTLKGDELDQQVNTNVGAAMQGKIAGVVVETAGGDPGSGVRMQIRGAGSLNNVNPLIIVDGIAVESMNNLSPQDIESIQVLKDASSAAIYGSRASNGVILISTKSGASGELKINVSADYGIQYIGKKLDLLTTDEWIKVNNAARDAGGMERLEIATNPEVPGAGIDWQDEIYRPASSQNYSIGVSGGSENLKYNLSLGYLDQEGIVETSNYNRLNMRVKTDMTKGKLKLGETFIFSTEEKQNINNLGGQGGSAVSAATMMIPAFKIYDESAVGGYAGAWGPVMDVFNPVAGLDLFDDQNEYYKLLANLYGEYEFIDGLKYKLSVGATINETKGYSYRPRYVVGSIFRNDKTSLNESSGMSKYWQVENTLSYNKEFGKHSINAVVGQTSYKYLYRQISGSKKAMPDGIRVLDAGSDEANSAGYENENTLLSYLGRVIYSYDNRYILTATYRRDGSSRFSDNNRWGNFPSISLAWNVANEEFFKDLGTSITQLKLRGSYGILGNQEIGDYQYMGLITSAISYTTGNPSTLWVGNIQTDYPATGLKWESTATSNIGVDLGMWSGKFNVVLDYFRKKTTDVLLRVPIPLSVGAGSDPYSNAGEIANNGFEAAVTYNGQVRDFNFSVTGTLTAVDNEVRSLSTGSQLISGGTASHHGSAVTYTQEGYPLYSFFLIKTDGLFRSVEEVNAHSKDGELIQPNAVPGDIRFVDANNDGTIDGNDRQYCGSPFPDFSYGLRMEANWKNLDFSLFFQGTQGNKIYNGFNTYLEAARVNTNYLSTTLNSYTFNPDSDFPRLDMADPNGNGVDNSDRYLEDGSYFRLKTLQIGYTFPESILNKVAISNLRLYLAAENLFTISDYSGYNPDIGGNGLSSRGVDFRVYPLNKSYHIGLQLNF, from the coding sequence ATGAGAAGAAAATTAAAATCGGTAAGTCTATGTATAATAGTAGTGTTGCTAGCTACCTTATCATGGGCTCAAGAAAAGAGCATTAGCGGAACAGTTTTGGATAACATTGGAGACCCCATGCCAGGAGTAACTGTGGCTGTAAAGGGTACCAGTGCCGGAACTATTACTTCTGTTGATGGAACATTTAGTCTTCCTGGTGTTCAGCAGGATGACATTCTGGTGTTTTCATTTGTTGGAATGATTCCCCAGGAGATCACTGTTGGTAATCAAAGCATTATTAATGTAGTTTTAGAGCAAAGTGTTATCGGTCTGGAAGAAGTAGTTGCAATTGGTTATGGTACCGTTAAAAAATCGGACCTGACTGGTGCTGTTGGTACTTTAAAAGGTGATGAATTAGACCAGCAGGTTAATACTAATGTTGGTGCAGCTATGCAAGGGAAGATAGCAGGTGTTGTTGTTGAAACAGCTGGAGGAGATCCTGGATCTGGTGTGCGTATGCAAATTAGGGGGGCCGGTTCTTTAAATAATGTAAATCCGTTAATAATTGTAGATGGAATTGCTGTTGAGTCGATGAATAACCTAAGCCCTCAGGACATCGAATCGATACAGGTGTTAAAAGATGCTTCTTCGGCTGCAATTTATGGATCGCGTGCATCTAATGGTGTAATCCTTATTTCAACTAAATCTGGTGCTTCTGGTGAGCTGAAAATAAATGTTAGTGCAGATTATGGAATTCAGTATATTGGTAAAAAGTTAGACCTGTTAACAACTGATGAATGGATTAAAGTGAATAATGCAGCACGGGATGCCGGAGGTATGGAGCGGCTTGAAATTGCTACAAATCCTGAAGTGCCTGGTGCCGGAATCGATTGGCAGGATGAAATATATCGACCTGCCTCCAGTCAGAACTATAGTATTGGAGTAAGTGGAGGATCTGAAAACTTGAAGTACAACTTATCTCTGGGATATCTTGACCAGGAGGGGATTGTAGAAACATCAAATTATAATCGTCTTAATATGCGTGTTAAGACAGATATGACAAAAGGTAAACTTAAACTTGGAGAAACCTTCATTTTTTCTACTGAAGAAAAACAAAATATTAACAACCTTGGAGGACAAGGAGGGTCAGCAGTATCAGCTGCAACTATGATGATTCCGGCTTTTAAGATTTATGATGAATCAGCAGTAGGAGGTTATGCCGGAGCCTGGGGACCAGTAATGGATGTCTTCAATCCGGTTGCTGGCTTAGATTTGTTTGATGATCAAAATGAATATTACAAACTACTTGCTAACCTTTATGGAGAGTATGAATTTATTGATGGCCTTAAGTATAAATTGAGTGTAGGGGCAACCATAAATGAGACAAAAGGGTATAGCTACCGACCAAGGTATGTAGTTGGAAGCATTTTCAGAAATGATAAGACGAGTTTGAATGAATCAAGTGGTATGTCGAAGTACTGGCAAGTAGAGAATACTTTGTCGTATAATAAGGAGTTTGGAAAACACTCAATAAATGCTGTAGTTGGCCAAACATCCTATAAATACCTGTATCGTCAGATTTCAGGATCTAAAAAAGCGATGCCAGATGGAATTAGAGTCCTTGATGCCGGATCGGATGAAGCGAACTCTGCTGGTTACGAAAATGAAAATACCTTGTTATCATATCTTGGTCGTGTAATCTACTCTTACGACAACCGTTATATTTTAACGGCAACATACAGACGAGATGGATCTTCAAGGTTTAGCGATAATAATCGCTGGGGTAATTTCCCTTCTATTTCGCTGGCTTGGAATGTTGCTAACGAAGAGTTCTTTAAAGACTTGGGAACTTCGATTACCCAATTAAAGCTTAGAGGAAGTTACGGTATTCTTGGAAACCAGGAAATTGGAGATTATCAGTACATGGGGCTGATAACTTCTGCAATTAGTTATACAACTGGTAATCCCAGTACGCTTTGGGTTGGAAATATTCAGACTGATTATCCGGCAACCGGGTTAAAATGGGAGTCGACCGCAACATCGAATATTGGTGTAGATTTAGGCATGTGGTCTGGTAAGTTTAATGTTGTTCTTGATTATTTCAGGAAGAAAACAACAGACGTTTTATTGCGGGTGCCAATTCCATTATCTGTTGGTGCAGGTTCCGATCCTTATAGTAATGCCGGGGAAATTGCCAATAATGGTTTTGAAGCAGCAGTAACATACAATGGACAGGTTCGTGATTTTAATTTCTCAGTAACCGGTACACTTACTGCTGTAGATAATGAGGTTCGTTCGTTAAGTACTGGTAGCCAGTTGATATCCGGAGGAACTGCCTCGCATCATGGATCGGCAGTTACATATACACAAGAAGGATATCCTTTATACTCATTTTTCCTGATAAAAACCGATGGATTATTTCGTAGTGTAGAAGAGGTGAATGCCCATAGTAAAGATGGAGAATTAATTCAGCCGAATGCTGTTCCGGGCGACATACGATTTGTAGACGCAAACAATGATGGTACTATTGATGGTAACGACCGTCAGTATTGCGGTAGCCCATTTCCTGATTTCTCTTATGGATTGAGAATGGAAGCAAATTGGAAGAATCTCGATTTCAGCCTTTTCTTTCAGGGAACACAGGGAAATAAAATCTATAATGGTTTTAATACCTACCTGGAAGCGGCCAGGGTAAATACAAATTATCTGAGCACAACACTTAATTCGTATACATTTAATCCTGATTCCGATTTTCCGCGTTTAGATATGGCTGATCCCAATGGAAATGGAGTGGATAACAGCGACCGTTACCTGGAAGACGGATCATATTTCAGGTTAAAAACACTTCAGATCGGATATACATTTCCGGAATCAATTCTAAATAAAGTGGCAATTAGTAATCTACGACTTTATCTTGCTGCCGAGAATTTGTTTACCATTTCTGATTATTCAGGTTATAACCCGGATATTGGTGGTAACGGATTAAGTTCAAGAGGTGTTGATTTCAGGGTATATCCATTGAATAAATCGTACCACATCGGATTACAATTAAACTTCTAA
- a CDS encoding RagB/SusD family nutrient uptake outer membrane protein has translation MKTKYYILIIAIFGLTACSESFLELDNPNKVTSNAYWQTEADLEAGLATTYNSLVDDYNGHWGVVALELKEGRTENFQIRNDVRGRYDVSTYQNTISTGQTANFYKGCYTGIFRANQVIHFADQVQDITEGKRTELIAEAKFIRGLQYFILVNDFGAVPLITELAESTEDYFKEKATMEQIWDQVFSDLEAAKASLPVTWPDDQLGRATKGAAIGFLGRAYLYRGEWSQAASELSELVNNESQYGYGLMDNFANNFVVEHENSIESVFELQYSFEGGPDIWTGNPANKSRSTFIAQECAPGEVGGWFELYPTKVLLDAMLEEKTIDGDFDPRALATLAWDYPGSVFYQKEFGATYGSDAVWLRKNQNWWNANEGDWKSELNEKGMRYSDVLLMLAEAYTMDGQVSAAAPLVQRVRSRANLVDKETEMTGWSSSQMMEEIMHQRNVEFAREGLHFYDLRRWGTLENVITSSAVEGYSNYTSKYEYYPIPESELENNPNMTQNDPW, from the coding sequence ATGAAAACGAAATATTATATATTAATAATCGCAATATTTGGGTTAACCGCTTGTTCCGAAAGTTTTCTGGAACTGGACAATCCAAATAAAGTAACTTCAAATGCCTATTGGCAAACTGAGGCCGATCTTGAGGCAGGGCTTGCAACAACTTATAACTCATTGGTTGATGATTATAACGGACATTGGGGAGTAGTTGCATTGGAATTGAAAGAAGGCCGTACTGAAAATTTCCAGATAAGAAATGATGTGAGAGGACGTTACGATGTTTCTACTTACCAAAATACAATTAGTACTGGTCAAACAGCGAATTTTTACAAAGGTTGTTATACCGGTATATTCAGAGCGAACCAGGTAATTCATTTTGCCGATCAGGTTCAGGATATTACTGAGGGCAAAAGGACAGAATTAATTGCTGAAGCTAAGTTTATAAGAGGTCTTCAATATTTTATTCTTGTAAATGATTTTGGTGCAGTACCACTAATTACTGAACTGGCAGAATCAACAGAAGATTATTTTAAAGAAAAGGCAACAATGGAGCAGATTTGGGATCAGGTGTTCAGTGATCTGGAAGCAGCCAAAGCCAGTTTGCCTGTTACTTGGCCTGATGATCAATTGGGAAGAGCTACCAAAGGTGCTGCAATTGGATTTTTGGGAAGAGCTTATTTATATAGAGGTGAATGGTCACAAGCTGCATCTGAGTTAAGTGAACTTGTAAATAATGAAAGTCAATACGGATACGGTTTGATGGATAATTTTGCTAACAATTTTGTAGTGGAACACGAAAATAGTATTGAGTCTGTTTTTGAGTTGCAGTACAGCTTCGAAGGTGGACCCGATATTTGGACGGGTAATCCTGCCAATAAATCACGTTCAACATTTATTGCACAAGAATGTGCTCCGGGTGAAGTTGGAGGATGGTTTGAATTGTATCCGACTAAAGTATTATTGGATGCTATGTTGGAAGAAAAGACTATTGATGGAGATTTCGATCCACGTGCATTGGCAACTTTGGCTTGGGATTACCCGGGATCTGTTTTCTACCAGAAAGAGTTTGGTGCAACTTATGGAAGCGATGCTGTTTGGTTGCGTAAAAACCAAAATTGGTGGAATGCAAATGAAGGGGATTGGAAATCAGAATTGAACGAAAAGGGAATGCGCTATTCTGATGTTTTGCTAATGTTGGCAGAGGCTTATACTATGGATGGACAGGTTAGTGCTGCCGCTCCATTAGTTCAACGTGTTCGTTCGCGCGCAAATCTTGTTGATAAAGAAACTGAGATGACAGGATGGAGTTCTTCTCAAATGATGGAAGAAATTATGCATCAGCGTAATGTGGAGTTTGCTAGAGAAGGTTTGCATTTTTACGATCTACGGCGCTGGGGAACATTAGAAAACGTAATTACATCCAGCGCAGTGGAAGGATATTCAAATTATACATCCAAATATGAATATTATCCAATCCCAGAGAGTGAATTGGAAAATAATCCAAATATGACCCAAAATGATCCTTGGTAG
- a CDS encoding sugar porter family MFS transporter — protein MSDKLNTKYIFTISMVSAMGGLLFGYDWVVIGGAKPFYEQFFHISQSPFLQGWAMSSALLGCLLGALTSGAFSDRLGRKKLLIFSAFLFTLSAIGTGAANNFTPFIIYRILGGIGIGLASNLSPMYIAEVSPAAMRGKFVSLNQLTIVIGILGAQIANWQIAQPVPEGTTAAEILASWNGQMAWRWMFWAETLPAGAFFLLMFIVPESPRWLAKNGNENKVLSILGKIGGKEYAQKEYKSIHENLEHDEGRVNFKFLNSPGMRKILLIGIVVAAFQQWCGINVIFNYAQEVFAAAGYGVSDTLFNIVVTGSVNLVFTFVAIYTVDKLGRRALMILGSAGLAGIYALMGAGYYFQVTGWPLLLLVVLGIACYAMSLAPVTWVVLSEIFPNRIRGAAMSFATASLWIASFLLTYTFPLLNSAFGASGTFWLYGIICAAGLLFIYKRLPETKGKSLEEIEEEILN, from the coding sequence ATGAGCGATAAATTAAATACAAAGTACATATTCACCATCTCAATGGTGTCGGCTATGGGAGGTCTACTTTTTGGTTACGACTGGGTAGTTATCGGAGGGGCAAAACCTTTTTACGAGCAGTTTTTTCATATCAGCCAAAGTCCTTTTTTACAGGGCTGGGCAATGAGTAGCGCACTTTTAGGGTGTTTGCTTGGCGCATTAACTTCAGGCGCATTTAGCGACCGGTTAGGACGAAAAAAGCTACTGATATTTTCAGCCTTTTTGTTTACGCTTTCGGCAATAGGTACGGGAGCAGCAAACAACTTTACCCCATTTATTATCTACCGCATTTTGGGTGGTATTGGCATCGGGCTGGCTTCTAATTTGTCGCCCATGTACATTGCCGAAGTGTCGCCGGCAGCAATGCGCGGAAAGTTTGTTTCGCTGAACCAGCTGACCATTGTAATCGGGATTTTAGGGGCACAGATTGCCAACTGGCAAATTGCTCAACCGGTTCCGGAAGGTACAACGGCTGCCGAAATTCTGGCATCGTGGAACGGACAAATGGCGTGGCGCTGGATGTTTTGGGCAGAGACTTTACCCGCAGGAGCATTTTTCCTACTTATGTTTATTGTGCCTGAAAGCCCGAGATGGCTGGCAAAAAATGGCAATGAAAATAAAGTGTTGAGTATTCTTGGAAAAATTGGTGGGAAAGAATACGCCCAAAAAGAATATAAAAGCATTCACGAAAACCTGGAACACGACGAAGGCCGGGTGAATTTTAAATTCCTGAATTCTCCGGGTATGCGCAAGATATTGTTGATAGGTATTGTCGTTGCTGCTTTCCAGCAGTGGTGCGGTATCAACGTTATTTTTAATTATGCACAGGAGGTATTTGCAGCAGCCGGATATGGCGTTTCCGATACGCTTTTCAATATTGTGGTTACCGGAAGTGTAAACCTCGTTTTTACTTTCGTGGCCATTTATACGGTTGACAAGTTAGGGCGCCGTGCGTTGATGATTCTTGGTTCAGCCGGATTGGCAGGAATTTACGCTTTAATGGGCGCCGGATATTATTTCCAGGTTACGGGATGGCCTTTGTTACTACTGGTGGTATTGGGAATTGCCTGTTACGCCATGTCGTTGGCTCCGGTTACCTGGGTGGTTCTTTCAGAAATATTCCCGAACCGGATTCGTGGTGCAGCCATGTCATTTGCAACAGCATCGTTATGGATTGCAAGTTTCCTGTTAACCTACACATTTCCGTTGCTAAATTCAGCATTTGGCGCCTCTGGTACATTCTGGTTATACGGAATAATCTGTGCAGCAGGACTGCTGTTCATATACAAACGATTGCCCGAAACAAAAGGCAAATCATTAGAAGAAATTGAAGAGGAAATTTTAAACTAA